The genome window CACCGCGCAGAGCCTGGCGCAGTTGCGCGAACGCCGTGCGCTGACCGTGCAGGCGCCGCCGCTGGCGTCGGCGGTGTTCATCCCGCGCTGCAGCCGCGCCGATGGCGAGTACGACTGCCCACTGGCCGCTTTCGCGACCGCGGTCGAGGCCGCGATCGACCCGCAGTTCCTGACCCCATGACGCCACGCGCGCCGGCCCCGGCCGGTCGCGCGGCGGCATCGGTGCTTCCGGCACCGTCCCCTGGCCCTCGCGCCACCCGCTGTTCCTCCCAACCCGCAAAGAGGCGATTCATGATCCAGCATCTACGCACCCTCGTGAGCTACGGCATCGGATTGAGCCTGGCCTGCGCCGGCGTGGTCCACGCGCAATCGGACGTCGGCGTGCTCGACGTGCTCACCTACAACGTCGCCGGCCTGCCGCAGGGCATTTCCAGCAGCAACCCGGCCGCCAACACCGCCCAGATCGCACCGAAGCTGGCGCCCTACGGCCTGATCAACGTGCAGGAAGACTTCAACTACCACGCCACCCTGTACGCGGGCGACAACCATCCCTACCGCACCCCCACCAGTGGCGGCGCGGCGATCGGCGACGGCCTCAACACGCTGAGCAACTACCGCTTCGACGACTTCACCCGCGTCAAGTGGGACAAGTGCAACGGCACCGACTGCCTCACTCCCAAGGGCTTCAGCTACATGCGCGTGCGCCTGGACGACGGCGTGCTGCTGGACGTGTACAACGCGCACCCCAACGCCGGCACCGAGAGCGCCGACCTGGCCGCGCGGCGCGCCAACATCAGCCAGCTCTCGCAGTTCATCCAGACCTGGTCGGCCGGCAACGCGGTGCTGGTGATGATGGACTCCAACACCCGCTACACCCGCGCCGACGACAACATCCGCGAGCTGATCGCCGCCAACGGCCTGACCGATACCTGGGTCGAGCTGGTCAAGGGCAACGCCCCGGCCGCCGGCGCGGCGCCGCTGCTGTGCGGCACCCCGCCGACCAATGAGTGCGAGGTGGTGGACAAGATCCTGTACCGCGACGCGCCGCAACTGACCCTGGTCGCCAACCGCTACAAGCTCGACGACGGCAACTTCTACGACAGCGACGGCAAGCCGCTGTCCGACCACTACCCGCTGGCCGCGCAGTTCGGCTGGGCGGTCGGTGCCACCGTGCGCACCAGCGACCAGTTCGGCGGCCCGCACGGCACCCCGTTCAACGACATCGCCAAGGGCGCCGAGCAACGCACCATCGCCAGCGTGACCCTGCGTGGCGCCTCGCGCCTGGACGGCATCGCGCTGGGCCTGGACAACGGCAGCACCCTGGCCCACGGCGGCAGCGGCGGCGATCCGGTCACGCTGCGCCTGGGCAGCAACGAACGGCTGACCTCGGCCACGCTGAGCGTGGGCCAGTACAACGGCCACACCCGGCTGTTCTCGCTGAGCCTGCGCACCAACCAGGGTCGCAGCCTCAGCGCCGGCACGCCGACCGCCGAGACCTACACGCTCACCGCGCCCAGCGGCTGGCACATCGCCGGCTTCACCGGCCGCGACGGCGACGAGATCGACAAGCTCGGCGCGATCTATCGCAAGGACTGACGGAAACGCGGGTGCGATCGCGCCCGCGGCAACGCAACGGCAACGGCGCGCGTGGCGACGCGCGCCGTTCGCCATGCTGGACCGCCATACGCAGGCGGGGCCCATCGCCGGGTGTGCGCATCGGTGTGCAGCGAACGGCTGCGTCGCAGCCGACGACGCGCGCGGCAAACCTCATGCCAGGCCCCTCGATGCGGCGGCGCAGCTACGCCGATCGCCGCATCACCCGCACCACTGCGCCGCGCTTCGCAGGGACACAGCCTGCACGAACAACGAAGACGCAGCCTGCCGGCGGCGCGGCCTATTCGCTCGCCGCTTCCAGCGCCTGCGCCAGGCGCTCCACTGCGATCACCTCCATGCCCTTGACCGTGCCGGTCTTGGGCGCATTGGCCTTGGGCACGATGGCGCGCTTGAAGCCATGCGTGGCGGCCTCGCGCAGCCGGTCCTCGCCGTTGGGCACCGGGCGGATCTCGCCGGACAGGCCGACCTCGCCGAAGGCGATGGTCTTCTCCGCCAGCGGCCGGTCGCGCAGCGACGACAGCACCGCCAGCAGCACCGGCAGGTCGGCCGCGGTCTCCTGCACGCGGATGCCGCCGACCACGTTGACGAACACGTCCTGGTCGCCGACCACGATGCCGCCATGGCGGTGCAGCACAGCCAGCAGCATCGCCAGCCGGTTCTGTTCCAGGCCCACCGCCACGCGTCGCGGATTGGACAGCGGCGAGGCATCGACCAGCGCCTGCACTTCCACCATCAGCGGCCGCGTGCCTTCGCGGGTGACCATCACGCAACTGCCGGGCTGGTGCGCACTGCCGCCGGAGAGGAAGATCGCCGACGGATTGGAGACTTCCTTCAGGCCCTTCTCGCCCATCGCGAACACGCCCAGCTCGTTGACCGCGCCGAAGCGGTTCTTGAAGGCGCGCAGCAGGCGGAAACGGCTGCCGCTCTCGCCCTCGAAGTACAACACCGCATCGACCATGTGCTCGAGCACGCGCGGGCCGGCGATGCCGCCCTCCTTGGTGACGTGGCCGACCAGGAACACCGCGGTGCCGGTCTCCTTGGCATAGCGCACCAGCCGCGCCGCGCTCTCGCGCACCTGGCTGACCGAGCCGGGCGCGGCGGTCAGCGCCTCGGTCCACAGGGTCTGCACCGAGTCGGCGACGATCAGCTTGGGCCGCGCCGCGCTGGCGTGCTGCAGGATGTGTTCGATGCCGGTCTCGGCCAGCGCATTGAGGCCGTCCAGCGGCAGGTCCAGGCGCACCGCGCGCCCGGCGACCTGGCCCAGCGATTCCTCGCCTGTCACGTACAGCACCGGCAGGGTGCCGGCCATCTTCGCCAGCGCCTGCAGCAGCAGGGTCGACTTGCCGATGCCCGGATCGCCGCCGATCAGCACCACCGCGCCCTCGACCAGGCCGCCGCCGAGCACCCGGTCGAACTCGCCGATGCCGGTGGACACGCGCGCCTGGTCGCGATGCTCCACGTCCTTGAGCGCGGTGATCTTCGGCGTCTCGGCCTTGCCGGCCCAGCCGCTGCGCCGCGCCGCGGCCGGCGCCTTGGCCGTGGCCGCGCTTTCCAGCACGATCTCGCTCAGCGTGTTCCAGGCGCCGCATTCGGTGCACTGGCCCTGCCACTTGGTGTACTCGGCGCCGCATTCGCCGCAGACATAGGCCGTTTTCGCTTTCGCCATCTGCTTCTGGTCCGCTCAGACAATGCGCCAGCATAGTGGCTGGCGGTCTCAAGGTCCGCGACGGCAAGGCGCCACGCTCCTCCAGCAGCCTCGGCGGGCCGGCAAACCACGCATTTCGTAGGAGCGGCTTCAGCCGCGAACGGGCTTTACCGGTCATGCCCCGTCGCGGCTGAAGCCGCTCCTACGACAGACGCAGCGCCCGCCTCCTCGACGCAGCGGCGGCGATCGATCACTCGCCGTACAGCGCGACGCGGGCGCCGTTCCCCGCCACCCGGCAGACGACGCCGGGCGGGGGGCATTCGCCGACTCAGCGCGCCTTGTATAACTCGCTCAGGCGATCCGGCGTGCCGGCGATGCGCTCCAGGTGCGGATACTGCAGGCCGCCGGCGTAGGCGATGCGCAAGGTGTCGTAGCGGTCGCCGCGCTTGACCAGCAGTTCGATCGGGGCGCTGCCGCCCTTGGCCGCGGTGATCGCGTCCTTGAGCGCTTCGGCGCTGTACTCGCGGCCGCCGACCGCGACCACGCGGTTGCCGGCGATGAGGCCGGCGTTGAACGCCGGGCTGTCCCACAGCACGGACTGCACCTGGCCCTGCTGGTCCAGGCTCAGGCCCAGCGAATAGGTCAGGTCCAGGCTCTTGTTGCGCGCCTCGCTGGTCTTGTTGGCCGCGTTCGGCTGGTCGGTATAGACCAGCTTCCAGCCGCTGGCCTCGATGCCGCCGACCAGCGAACCGTGGTCGTCGAGACGGCTGCGCAGCAGGGTCGCCCAGTCGTACTTGGCGATCCCGTCGAGCGTGGCGACGATGTCGTCGAAGGTATAGGTGTTCACGTCCCAGGCGCCGTCGTGCATGCCGAAGAAGGCCTTGGCGAAGTCGTCCAGCGAGCGCTTGCCGCCGCTGAGTTCGCGCAGCTTGGCGTTGACCTCCAGCCACAGCATCTGCCCGCCGGAATAGTAGTCCTCGCTCAGCTGGTAGCTGCGGTAGGCGCGCGGACGGCGCATCGACATGGTGGGATCGTTGGTGGTGTCCTGCAGCGCGCGCCAGGCCAGGCCGGGCCGGCCGCGCTGGTAGGTCGCGGCGACATTGGCCAGCATGTCGCGGGCCTGGTCCTGCGTCCACAGCCCGGCGCGCGCGGCGATCACCTCGCCCCAGAACTGGGTCTGGCCCTCGTACAGCCACAGCAGGCTGTCGCCCATCGGCACGTTGAAGTTGGGCGTGGCCAGGTCGGCGCCGCGGCGGTACTTGCCGTTCCAGGAGTGGTTGAACTCGTGCGCGAGCAGGTCGCGCATCTCCCAGCTCTTGTCCCATTCGGTGAAGTAGTCGAGCGGGCCGCTGTTCTCGCTGGAGCGATGATGCTCCAGGCCGATGCCGCCGAGCTTGTCGGTCAGCGCCAGCAGGAACTCGTAGTGGTCGAAGTGGCGCGCGCCGTACAGCTTGTCCATCTGCTGCACCAGGGCCACGTGCGCCTTGACCTGCTCGGGCTTGGCCTCCAGCGACTTGGGCTTGTCGGCGAACACGTTCAGCGCCACCGGCGCCTTGTCCTTGGCGTCCAGCACGATGCGCTTGTAGTACTTGCCGGCGAACATCGGCGAATCGACCAGGTCGTCGAAATCGATCGGCTTGAACGTCACCGTGTCGCCGGTCCGCGTGGCGGTCTCCAGCGCGGTGGCGTAGTCCCAGCCGGCCGGCAGGGTCACGCTGGCCTGCGCCTTGATGTTGCGCGCATACACCCCGGCCGGATACAGCGCGGTGGTGTTCCACTGCAGGTTGAGCATCTCCGGGGTCATCATCACCCGGCCCTGGCCGTCGCCCTGCGAGGACAGGAACTGGTACTCGGCGACGATCTCGCTGGCGCCGGCGGGCACGTCGATCTTGAACGCATAGACGTCGTACTGGTCGCGCGTCCACGGCAGCACCTTGCCGTTGGCCTTGATCACCAGCCCGGCCAGCTTGTCGATCGGGCCGGTCGGCGAATGGTTGCCGGGGATCCACTGCGGATACAGCAGGGTCATCGGCCCCGGCGTGGCCGGGATGGTGGTGCGCACGCGGAAGATGCGGTGGGCCAGGTCGGTGGCGTCGACAGCGATCTTCAGCGTGCCGGCGAAGGGCACGTCGCGCGGCGGCGCGGTCTGCGCCGAAGCCTGGAACGCGACAGTGGCGGCCAGCAGCAACGGCGCCATCCAGGCGGTGGACTTTCTCATGGGGTCTCCAGGGGGCGAACGACAGCGGACAAGCAAACCCCCATGCTATGCCTGCGCCGCCGCCGCGTGCCATGCCATAGGTCATGCCCGCGGCGATCGCGGCGCACTGCGCAAGCGGCATGGGCGGGCGCCGTTGCGCCGCCCCTCCGCTCAACGCCCGGCCAACTGGCTGCGCCGCTCGACGATGCGCGACACCAGGCCGTAGTCCATCGCCTCCTGCGCCGACATCCAGCAATCGCGCTCGATGTCGGCTTCCACGCGTTGCAGCGGCTGGCCGGTCTCGCGGGCGATGACCCGGGCGATGCGGGCGCGCGCCTTGAGGATCTCGCTGGCCTGGATGGCGATGTCGCTGGCCGGGCCGCCGGCGCCACCGCTGGGCTGATGGATCAGGAACCGGGTCTGCGGCAGGCACACCCGGCGTTCGCGCGGCACGCCCAGGAACACGTGCGTGGCCGCGCTGCCGACCCAGCCCGAGCCGATCATGTCGACCGGCGCGGAAATGAAGCGCAGCGCATCGTGGATGGCGTCGCCGGATTCGAGATGGCCGCCCGGCGAGGACACGATCATGGCGATCGGCGCGTCGGATTCGGCATCCAGCGCCAGCAGGTGGCGCACCGCCTGATAGGCGCTGGCGTCGGTGATGGTGCCGAACAGCAGCAGGGTCCGCGCACGGAACGCCTTCTCCTCCAGGAAGGCGCCGGACGGCGCGAGCGCGGCGGGCGCGGCGGGAGAGGTTTCGTCGGAACGCAGCATCGGCCTGTCTCCATGTATGGTGGGTTTCCCTCCCAACGAACGACGGGGCCGCGACGTGACATTCCCGACCGACGCGCAGGCTGCCAGCGGCGACGACGCGCTGCGCCCCCAGTTGCTGGCCCTGGCGCGACGCTGGGTCGGCCAGGGCGAGGACGCCGAGGATCTGGTGCAGGAGACCTATCTGCGGGCGGCCCAGGGGCCGCTGCCGGGGGGCGGCCGCGACGCCTGGCTGACCACCGTGCTGCGCCATCTGTGCATCGACCGCCAGCGTCGCCGCGGCCGCTACCGGGCCTTGTTGGAGCGCATGGCGCAGGAACACGCACCGCCCGTAGCCGACGACGCGGACGGGCCGCTGCGGTACGCCCTCCACAGCGCGGCGGTCGCGCAGGCCCTCGCCACGCTGGTGCGCACACTGCCGGCCGGCGACGTGGCGATGCTGCTGCTCGCCGAGGCCTTCGACTTCAGCCATGCCGAGTTGGCGGCGCTGGCGGCGCGCAGCGAAAGCGCCTCGCGCCAGCATCTGCGGCGCCTGTTGCAGCGCGCGCGTGCGGCGATGGCGGACGCCCCCGCGCCGACGACCGCCGACCCGCACGACGACGCCTGCCTGCTGGCGCTGTGCCGCCATGCCTTGCGGCACGGCGATCCGGCCGGGC of Xanthomonas sacchari contains these proteins:
- a CDS encoding jacalin-like lectin, whose amino-acid sequence is MIQHLRTLVSYGIGLSLACAGVVHAQSDVGVLDVLTYNVAGLPQGISSSNPAANTAQIAPKLAPYGLINVQEDFNYHATLYAGDNHPYRTPTSGGAAIGDGLNTLSNYRFDDFTRVKWDKCNGTDCLTPKGFSYMRVRLDDGVLLDVYNAHPNAGTESADLAARRANISQLSQFIQTWSAGNAVLVMMDSNTRYTRADDNIRELIAANGLTDTWVELVKGNAPAAGAAPLLCGTPPTNECEVVDKILYRDAPQLTLVANRYKLDDGNFYDSDGKPLSDHYPLAAQFGWAVGATVRTSDQFGGPHGTPFNDIAKGAEQRTIASVTLRGASRLDGIALGLDNGSTLAHGGSGGDPVTLRLGSNERLTSATLSVGQYNGHTRLFSLSLRTNQGRSLSAGTPTAETYTLTAPSGWHIAGFTGRDGDEIDKLGAIYRKD
- the radA gene encoding DNA repair protein RadA, encoding MAKAKTAYVCGECGAEYTKWQGQCTECGAWNTLSEIVLESAATAKAPAAARRSGWAGKAETPKITALKDVEHRDQARVSTGIGEFDRVLGGGLVEGAVVLIGGDPGIGKSTLLLQALAKMAGTLPVLYVTGEESLGQVAGRAVRLDLPLDGLNALAETGIEHILQHASAARPKLIVADSVQTLWTEALTAAPGSVSQVRESAARLVRYAKETGTAVFLVGHVTKEGGIAGPRVLEHMVDAVLYFEGESGSRFRLLRAFKNRFGAVNELGVFAMGEKGLKEVSNPSAIFLSGGSAHQPGSCVMVTREGTRPLMVEVQALVDASPLSNPRRVAVGLEQNRLAMLLAVLHRHGGIVVGDQDVFVNVVGGIRVQETAADLPVLLAVLSSLRDRPLAEKTIAFGEVGLSGEIRPVPNGEDRLREAATHGFKRAIVPKANAPKTGTVKGMEVIAVERLAQALEAASE
- a CDS encoding M61 family metallopeptidase — encoded protein: MRKSTAWMAPLLLAATVAFQASAQTAPPRDVPFAGTLKIAVDATDLAHRIFRVRTTIPATPGPMTLLYPQWIPGNHSPTGPIDKLAGLVIKANGKVLPWTRDQYDVYAFKIDVPAGASEIVAEYQFLSSQGDGQGRVMMTPEMLNLQWNTTALYPAGVYARNIKAQASVTLPAGWDYATALETATRTGDTVTFKPIDFDDLVDSPMFAGKYYKRIVLDAKDKAPVALNVFADKPKSLEAKPEQVKAHVALVQQMDKLYGARHFDHYEFLLALTDKLGGIGLEHHRSSENSGPLDYFTEWDKSWEMRDLLAHEFNHSWNGKYRRGADLATPNFNVPMGDSLLWLYEGQTQFWGEVIAARAGLWTQDQARDMLANVAATYQRGRPGLAWRALQDTTNDPTMSMRRPRAYRSYQLSEDYYSGGQMLWLEVNAKLRELSGGKRSLDDFAKAFFGMHDGAWDVNTYTFDDIVATLDGIAKYDWATLLRSRLDDHGSLVGGIEASGWKLVYTDQPNAANKTSEARNKSLDLTYSLGLSLDQQGQVQSVLWDSPAFNAGLIAGNRVVAVGGREYSAEALKDAITAAKGGSAPIELLVKRGDRYDTLRIAYAGGLQYPHLERIAGTPDRLSELYKAR
- a CDS encoding ATP-dependent Clp protease proteolytic subunit; translation: MLRSDETSPAAPAALAPSGAFLEEKAFRARTLLLFGTITDASAYQAVRHLLALDAESDAPIAMIVSSPGGHLESGDAIHDALRFISAPVDMIGSGWVGSAATHVFLGVPRERRVCLPQTRFLIHQPSGGAGGPASDIAIQASEILKARARIARVIARETGQPLQRVEADIERDCWMSAQEAMDYGLVSRIVERRSQLAGR
- a CDS encoding RNA polymerase sigma factor yields the protein MTFPTDAQAASGDDALRPQLLALARRWVGQGEDAEDLVQETYLRAAQGPLPGGGRDAWLTTVLRHLCIDRQRRRGRYRALLERMAQEHAPPVADDADGPLRYALHSAAVAQALATLVRTLPAGDVAMLLLAEAFDFSHAELAALAARSESASRQHLRRLLQRARAAMADAPAPTTADPHDDACLLALCRHALRHGDPAGLVATLRAARPQALLASAWSVSASAHAAPSPAPVYAQPLQQHGQLGLLIRNGDGVLTWLPLCELAEAPCLA